A section of the Pseudomonas lini genome encodes:
- a CDS encoding cytochrome c-type biogenesis protein, which produces MKRWIAAAVLGLSMAGVAHAAIDTYEFAKEGDRERFRELTKELRCPKCQNQDIADSNAPIAADLRKEIFRMLGEGKDNQQIIDFMVDRYGDFVRYKPALNAKTALLWFGPAGLLLGGFVIIAVIVRRRRVQRTDSPDTLSAEERERLDHLLDKTKND; this is translated from the coding sequence ATGAAGCGCTGGATCGCCGCCGCCGTGTTGGGCTTGAGCATGGCCGGTGTGGCCCATGCGGCCATCGACACCTATGAGTTCGCCAAAGAAGGCGACCGCGAGCGTTTCCGCGAACTGACCAAAGAGCTGCGTTGCCCCAAGTGCCAGAATCAGGACATCGCCGATTCCAATGCACCGATCGCCGCCGACCTGCGCAAAGAGATTTTTCGCATGCTCGGCGAGGGCAAGGACAACCAGCAGATCATCGATTTCATGGTCGACCGCTACGGTGATTTCGTCCGCTACAAACCTGCCCTCAATGCCAAAACCGCACTGCTCTGGTTCGGCCCCGCCGGCCTGTTGCTGGGCGGTTTTGTGATCATCGCCGTGATCGTCCGCCGTCGTCGCGTGCAACGCACTGACAGCCCGGACACGCTTTCTGCCGAGGAGCGCGAGCGCCTCGACCACCTGTTGGATAAAACCAAGAATGATTGA
- a CDS encoding PIN domain-containing protein, translated as MRHSPFTAVYDACVLYPAPLRDFLMWLALSGRFRARWSLEIHNEWKRNLLKNRPDLTTEQLDRTSDLMDQAIPDACVSGYEKLIEGLTLPDIDDRHVLAAAIRCNASVIVTFNQKDFPDEALGSFGIEAQHPDEFVDNLFDLDPAAVVAAAQRQRKQLKMPPMDVGTYLDLLFRQGLIQSSKALTHYRAIL; from the coding sequence GTGAGGCACTCCCCTTTTACCGCTGTATATGACGCATGTGTTTTGTACCCCGCCCCCTTGAGGGACTTTCTGATGTGGCTCGCGCTCTCCGGACGTTTCAGGGCGCGATGGTCACTGGAGATACACAACGAATGGAAGCGCAATCTGCTGAAAAACCGCCCGGACCTGACAACAGAGCAATTGGATCGCACGTCCGACTTGATGGATCAGGCCATACCCGATGCTTGCGTATCCGGTTACGAAAAGCTGATCGAAGGGCTCACACTGCCCGACATCGACGACCGCCATGTTCTGGCTGCCGCCATACGCTGCAACGCCAGTGTCATCGTGACCTTTAATCAGAAAGACTTTCCCGATGAAGCACTCGGTTCTTTTGGCATCGAGGCGCAGCATCCTGACGAATTCGTCGATAACCTCTTTGACCTGGACCCGGCAGCGGTTGTTGCGGCAGCACAACGGCAACGCAAACAGCTAAAGATGCCGCCAATGGATGTCGGCACCTATCTTGATCTGCTCTTTCGTCAAGGCCTGATTCAGTCGAGCAAGGCGTTGACCCACTATCGAGCGATTCTTTAA
- a CDS encoding heme lyase CcmF/NrfE family subunit — protein sequence MTSSLYSSGLFIPELGHLAMILALCFALVQAVVPLLGAWRGDRLWMSLAQPAAWGQFAFLLFAFGCLTYAFMADDFSVAYVASNSNSALPWYYKFSAVWGAHEGSLLLWALILGGWTFAVSVFSRQLPQVMLARVLAVMGMISTGFLLFLILTSNPFARILPQMPTDGRDLNPLLQDIGLIVHPPMLYMGYVGFSVAFAFAIAALLGGRLDAAWARWSRPWTIVAWAFLGIGITLGSWWAYYELGWGGWWFWDPVENASFMPWLVGTALIHSLAVTEKRGVFKSWTVLLAIAAFSLSLLGTFLVRSGVLTSVHAFASDPERGVFILIFLLFVVGGSLTLFALRAPVVKSHVGFNLWSRETLLLGNNLVLVVAASMILLGTLYPLILDAMTGAKLSVGPPYFNALFIPLMAILMVVMAVGMLVRWKDTPVKWLMSMLTPVLLGSAALAVVAGVAYGDFNWAVLATFMLAAWVLLAGVRDIFDKTRHKGLIKGLPTLTRSYWGMQIAHLGIAVCALGVVLSSQNSAERDLRLAPGESMSLAGYQFVFEGAKHFEGPNFTSDKGTVRVIRDGKEISVLHPEKRLYTVQNSVMTEAGIDAGFTRDLYVALGEPLGEGAWAVRVHVKPFVRWIWFGGLLTGLGGLLAALDRRYRVKVKSRVREALGMTGATA from the coding sequence GCTCGGTGCCTGGCGCGGCGACCGTTTGTGGATGAGCCTGGCCCAGCCGGCCGCTTGGGGGCAGTTCGCGTTTCTGCTGTTCGCTTTCGGTTGCCTGACGTATGCCTTTATGGCTGACGACTTCTCCGTCGCTTACGTGGCCAGCAACTCCAACAGCGCCTTGCCGTGGTACTACAAATTCAGCGCCGTCTGGGGCGCTCACGAAGGTTCGTTGCTGCTGTGGGCACTGATCCTCGGCGGCTGGACCTTCGCGGTATCGGTGTTCTCCCGGCAATTGCCGCAAGTGATGCTGGCTCGCGTATTGGCTGTGATGGGCATGATCAGCACGGGTTTCCTGCTGTTCCTGATCCTGACGTCTAACCCTTTCGCCCGAATCCTGCCGCAGATGCCGACGGATGGTCGCGACCTCAATCCACTCCTGCAAGACATCGGCCTGATCGTTCACCCGCCGATGCTGTACATGGGCTATGTCGGTTTCTCTGTAGCGTTTGCCTTCGCCATTGCCGCGCTGCTGGGCGGTCGTCTTGATGCGGCGTGGGCACGTTGGTCGCGTCCGTGGACAATCGTGGCTTGGGCCTTCCTCGGTATCGGTATTACGTTGGGCTCCTGGTGGGCCTACTACGAACTCGGCTGGGGCGGCTGGTGGTTCTGGGATCCGGTCGAAAACGCATCCTTCATGCCTTGGCTGGTGGGCACGGCACTGATTCACTCGTTGGCGGTCACGGAAAAGCGTGGCGTGTTCAAGAGCTGGACGGTGTTGCTGGCCATCGCTGCGTTCTCGTTGAGTTTGCTCGGGACCTTCCTTGTGCGATCCGGCGTGCTGACCTCGGTTCACGCCTTTGCGTCGGACCCTGAACGCGGTGTGTTCATCCTGATCTTCCTGCTGTTTGTGGTCGGTGGTTCGCTGACGCTGTTCGCCCTGCGCGCTCCGGTGGTCAAGAGCCACGTCGGCTTCAACCTCTGGTCCCGGGAAACCCTGCTGCTGGGCAATAACCTGGTGCTGGTGGTGGCCGCTTCGATGATCCTGCTCGGCACCTTGTATCCATTGATCCTCGACGCGATGACCGGCGCCAAGCTGTCGGTCGGCCCGCCGTACTTCAACGCGCTGTTCATTCCATTGATGGCGATACTGATGGTAGTGATGGCCGTCGGCATGCTGGTGCGCTGGAAAGACACCCCGGTCAAATGGCTGATGAGCATGTTGACGCCGGTGTTGCTCGGCAGCGCTGCGCTGGCCGTCGTGGCGGGTGTCGCTTACGGCGATTTCAATTGGGCAGTGCTGGCGACATTCATGCTGGCTGCCTGGGTGTTGCTGGCCGGTGTGCGGGATATCTTCGACAAGACACGTCACAAGGGCTTGATCAAAGGTCTGCCGACCCTGACCCGCAGCTATTGGGGCATGCAAATCGCGCATTTGGGCATTGCCGTGTGCGCGCTGGGTGTCGTGTTGTCGAGCCAGAACAGTGCCGAGCGTGATCTGCGCCTGGCACCGGGTGAGTCCATGAGCCTGGCCGGTTATCAATTTGTGTTCGAAGGCGCCAAGCACTTCGAAGGGCCGAACTTCACCTCCGACAAGGGCACCGTACGGGTGATCCGCGATGGCAAGGAAATCAGCGTGCTGCACCCGGAAAAACGCCTGTACACCGTGCAGAACTCGGTGATGACCGAAGCCGGGATCGACGCCGGTTTCACCCGTGATCTTTACGTCGCTCTGGGCGAGCCGCTGGGCGAGGGCGCCTGGGCGGTCCGCGTGCACGTCAAACCGTTCGTGCGCTGGATCTGGTTCGGCGGTCTGCTCACCGGTTTGGGTGGGTTGCTGGCGGCGCTGGATCGCCGTTATCGGGTCAAGGTGAAAAGCCGTGTGCGTGAAGCGCTCGGCATGACGGGAGCCACTGCATGA
- a CDS encoding DsbE family thiol:disulfide interchange protein has translation MRRWLMLLPLAIFLVVAVFLYRGLYLDPAELPSAMINKPFPEFSLPSVQGDKTLTKADILGKPALVNVWGTWCISCRVEHPVLNKLAEKGVVIYGINYKDVNADALKWLAEFHNPYKLDIRDDAGTLGLNLGVYGAPETFFIDAKGIIRDKFVGVIDEQVWREKLAAKYQALVDEAKP, from the coding sequence ATGAGACGTTGGTTGATGCTGTTGCCACTGGCGATTTTTCTGGTGGTCGCTGTTTTTCTGTATCGGGGTCTGTACCTGGACCCGGCTGAACTGCCTTCGGCAATGATCAACAAACCGTTCCCGGAGTTTTCGCTGCCCTCGGTGCAGGGCGACAAAACCCTGACCAAAGCGGACATTCTGGGTAAACCGGCATTGGTCAACGTCTGGGGCACCTGGTGCATTTCCTGCCGGGTCGAGCACCCGGTGCTGAACAAGCTGGCCGAGAAGGGCGTGGTGATTTATGGCATCAACTACAAGGACGTCAACGCCGATGCCTTGAAGTGGCTGGCCGAGTTCCACAACCCGTATAAACTGGACATCCGTGACGATGCCGGCACCCTGGGCCTGAACCTCGGCGTGTACGGTGCACCGGAAACCTTCTTCATTGACGCCAAGGGCATCATCCGCGACAAATTCGTCGGCGTGATCGACGAACAAGTCTGGCGTGAAAAACTGGCGGCCAAGTATCAGGCGCTGGTCGATGAGGCCAAACCATGA
- the ccmI gene encoding c-type cytochrome biogenesis protein CcmI, protein MIDFWLAAGLLLLVALSFLLIPVLRGRRAQLEEDRTALNVALYQERVAELQTQQEEGVLNTEQMDSGRAEAARELLADTEGVEAPRVSRLGKPLPLLAAILVPVLGLGLYLHFGASDKVELTREFAQAPQSMEEMTRRLERAVAAQPDSAEGLYFLGRTYMAQDRPADAAKIFERTVTLAGRQPELLGQWAQAQYFADGKKWSDKVQALTDEALKADPKEVTSLGLLGIAAFESERYQDAIDYWNRLLAQLPPDDKSRVALQGGITRAAEKLEASGGKVAQAPAAKAAALLKVQVDLAPELKAKVQPGDSVFIFARAISGPPAPLAAKRLTVADLPATVELGDADAMMPQLKLSNFPEVQLVARISRAGQPTAGEWIGRSQPLASSTTAQQKLIIDSPDK, encoded by the coding sequence ATGATTGATTTCTGGCTCGCTGCAGGCCTGCTGCTCCTGGTTGCCCTGAGTTTTCTGCTGATCCCCGTTCTGCGTGGGCGCCGCGCTCAGCTTGAAGAGGACCGCACGGCACTGAACGTCGCGCTTTATCAGGAGCGCGTGGCTGAGTTGCAGACTCAGCAGGAAGAGGGCGTGCTCAACACCGAGCAAATGGACTCCGGCCGTGCCGAAGCCGCCCGTGAACTGCTCGCCGACACCGAAGGCGTCGAGGCACCGCGCGTGTCGCGTCTGGGCAAGCCGTTGCCATTGCTGGCGGCGATTCTGGTGCCGGTGCTGGGCCTTGGGCTGTACCTGCATTTCGGCGCCAGCGACAAAGTCGAGTTGACCCGCGAGTTCGCTCAGGCGCCGCAGTCGATGGAAGAGATGACCCGTCGCCTGGAACGTGCGGTTGCCGCCCAACCGGATTCGGCCGAAGGCCTGTACTTCCTCGGCCGCACCTACATGGCTCAGGACCGTCCGGCTGATGCAGCGAAGATCTTCGAACGGACTGTTACCCTGGCCGGTCGTCAGCCGGAACTGCTCGGGCAATGGGCCCAGGCGCAATATTTCGCCGATGGCAAGAAGTGGTCGGACAAGGTTCAGGCGCTGACCGACGAAGCGTTGAAAGCTGATCCGAAAGAAGTCACCAGCCTCGGTCTGCTGGGCATCGCGGCGTTTGAAAGTGAGCGTTACCAGGACGCCATCGACTACTGGAATCGCCTGCTGGCGCAACTGCCGCCGGATGATAAATCCCGCGTCGCGCTGCAAGGCGGCATTACTCGGGCCGCCGAGAAACTCGAAGCCAGCGGTGGCAAGGTTGCCCAAGCGCCTGCGGCCAAAGCTGCAGCACTGCTCAAAGTGCAAGTCGATCTGGCGCCAGAGCTGAAAGCCAAGGTCCAGCCGGGTGACAGCGTGTTCATCTTCGCCCGCGCCATCTCCGGTCCACCCGCGCCGCTGGCCGCCAAGCGTCTGACAGTCGCCGACTTGCCGGCGACTGTGGAACTGGGTGATGCCGACGCCATGATGCCGCAGTTGAAACTGTCGAACTTCCCTGAAGTCCAACTGGTTGCGCGCATCTCCCGCGCTGGCCAACCGACTGCCGGCGAATGGATCGGTCGCAGCCAACCCTTGGCCAGCAGCACCACCGCGCAACAAAAACTGATCATCGACAGCCCGGATAAATAA
- a CDS encoding helix-turn-helix domain-containing protein, translating to MSLVIHPPINLPMAREVQAAIEGQRALAAYLATQFETQRIQIFDEQNEAHSVELPTSALRLLLDILAALAEGNAVKVVPVHAELTTQEAADLLNVSRPHLIKLLESGELSYHKTGKHRRVRFADLMDYKNRRDTASEQAMTLLAEQAQALRTGYE from the coding sequence ATGTCCCTAGTCATCCACCCACCGATCAACCTGCCCATGGCGCGCGAAGTTCAGGCCGCTATTGAAGGCCAGCGTGCCCTCGCGGCCTATCTCGCGACTCAATTCGAAACTCAACGCATCCAGATTTTCGACGAGCAGAATGAAGCTCACAGCGTCGAACTGCCCACTTCAGCCCTGCGATTGCTGCTCGACATCCTGGCAGCATTGGCAGAAGGCAATGCGGTAAAGGTCGTCCCGGTTCACGCGGAACTGACCACCCAGGAAGCGGCGGACTTGCTCAATGTCTCACGCCCGCACCTGATCAAACTGCTGGAGTCCGGCGAGTTGTCCTACCACAAAACCGGCAAGCACCGACGTGTGCGCTTTGCCGATTTGATGGACTATAAGAACCGGCGCGACACCGCCAGCGAGCAAGCAATGACGCTTCTCGCCGAGCAAGCACAAGCGTTAAGGACAGGATACGAGTGA